In one Candidatus Hydrogenedentota bacterium genomic region, the following are encoded:
- the lpxK gene encoding tetraacyldisaccharide 4'-kinase, with amino-acid sequence MNPLRRLAETIRRGNPVPAPVAALLRAASLVQRAGMRHRLRGPRVRVNVRVVSFGNLTAGGTGKTPAVIERAGLELARGRRVAVVTRGYGGRRVAEPFVYCGAESGTPPDPELLGDEAAMFALRYLELSVVRARDRVAGARAALARGCDLVILDDGYQAVRLERDENVLLVDAGNPFGNGRLLPAGILREPLDAMARATHVLVTRCDEARDLPGLLATIHRHCPDAPVRLTRHAPESFQPLAGGASSGLDRFRGAEIAAVCGLARPESFFRTLESLGCRIVRRHALPDHAPIPASLLRDALPVIITEKDAARLGTGAAEAVTAGVHVLRVGLADFTP; translated from the coding sequence ATGAACCCCCTGCGCCGACTGGCCGAAACCATCCGCCGGGGGAATCCGGTTCCGGCCCCGGTCGCGGCCCTGCTGCGGGCGGCGTCCCTGGTGCAGCGCGCCGGGATGCGCCACCGCCTCCGCGGGCCGCGGGTCCGCGTGAACGTGCGCGTCGTCAGTTTTGGCAACCTCACCGCCGGGGGCACGGGAAAAACCCCCGCCGTCATCGAGCGCGCGGGTCTTGAACTCGCCCGGGGGCGGCGCGTGGCCGTGGTCACACGCGGCTACGGGGGCCGCCGGGTGGCCGAGCCTTTCGTTTACTGCGGGGCGGAGTCCGGAACGCCGCCCGACCCGGAGCTGCTGGGCGACGAGGCCGCCATGTTTGCCCTCCGGTATCTTGAACTGAGCGTGGTGCGCGCGCGTGACCGGGTGGCCGGGGCGCGCGCGGCGCTTGCGCGGGGATGCGATCTGGTGATCCTGGACGACGGGTATCAGGCGGTGCGCCTGGAGCGCGATGAAAATGTGCTTTTGGTGGACGCGGGCAACCCCTTCGGCAACGGCCGCCTCCTGCCTGCGGGCATCCTTCGGGAGCCGCTGGACGCCATGGCACGCGCCACCCATGTTCTCGTGACGCGGTGCGATGAGGCGCGGGATCTGCCCGGACTGCTGGCCACGATTCACCGCCACTGCCCGGACGCGCCGGTCCGCCTGACGCGCCACGCCCCCGAATCCTTCCAGCCGCTGGCCGGAGGCGCCTCTTCGGGACTGGACCGCTTCCGGGGCGCAGAGATCGCGGCGGTGTGCGGTCTGGCCAGGCCGGAGTCTTTTTTCCGCACCCTGGAATCCCTGGGCTGCCGGATTGTCCGGCGGCACGCGCTTCCCGACCACGCACCCATTCCCGCCTCCCTGCTCCGGGACGCCCTCCCGGTCATCATCACGGAAAAGGACGCCGCGCGGCTGGGGACGGGCGCCGCTGAGGCTGTGACCGCCGGGGTGCATGTGCTGCGCGTGGGGCTTGCCGACTTCACCCCCTGA
- a CDS encoding PKD domain-containing protein, producing MPRIFRVGLAVLVVVGMLTTVGCRDKSSEKTPLPEFVAAPTAGSVPLTVSFTDRSLAGGTPIEGWQWDFGDGTYSTQRNPEKTYYQAGLYTVRLTVTSSQGNFTRETRDLVEVKDPTTFDVLGAAGGTAVVRGVKISVPAGVLTEETVFGVNDDATSVPMPSAEDTVRLSDSYTIQHNNGGVDMYLAGADGKIIPTVVSIPVIRGRVPDSAVEKGQVFVLARLESGRMLPIPAYASGGYVVAEVMRLPARAAYTAIYLPGSMTYVADEFAAAKDETDPARVWARTWKVNVSLETLKQLTALRLGNIEDGATFGRRDFTDAEIAETGGGLILGAQAIHEDFAESEIRRPALIEREESYGLVIYNMAAQYPPTYDRFSGLVYQDDFFGYLVVDPGQLLTIASGNAARLKADPEDRDVAQIIGPAAAFVEGIFDSVFAAYAYPDLTTTGDALYGLAVPADRDEAGNVRAVSFLEGIRRGGGAYLGQFYEDLDARGLEPGQFAELTLPLGFPYSPDTPDYAQSTQEFYFYLQNLYNDEEDTDPDHNNDPDYENPLYLLAGTLEGLKEAAQEAEEQGIVVTFPEALLVTLQVMNEVMEDTLPAYYWDYARDRAYENSEMSLLRASDGARTPYTLNEGRFAAGFLAHVPLAAPGDLGEVTPGNYPEFADILPLSARAVVFETNAMTTELTITVNAADWKADEDGNTLKAKVYVEGLDGVELDQPAGVYGIYELADTNEDGVNDTVIISGLRTPDECGRRVVLMAANLNLGGFNTLEASAQSSSVLDIPEEQVLREYVHACDPNYTWRLRNTISSQGSGYTGYLLEMTSGAWRGAQEVYEPEWRHYITVVEPENVSSTTALLVISGGSTGSMPSSSLSAVLLPFAKNTGSVVALLQAVPNQPLNFTDDTRSRSEDAIIAYSYDKYMNSFKAGAPDMTWPALLPMTRSAVKTMDALQDFLGTKATGPVAIDRFAVTGASKRGWTSWLTAASDDRVSAVMPIVIDVLGMEKQMEHHRRAYSSYPENSPENFIYGGYSTAIEDYVEMNVFQRFGTPESESLLKIVDPFTYRDTLSMPKLILNSTGDQFFLPDSSQFYYNELPGMKYVFYAPNTDHGLSNSGVSLDQGTLESLQAFYVAHVRNTNRLPGDDVVMPDFSWTYETDETAGKARIIVTTDQHPESVTLWRAENPDARDFRLQVLGSAWQSLTLVSECQQACLEDPDTCGCNPDAAVQTYVAEVNIPEEGWRGFFVQVTFPGPDPLQPALMFRFSTPVRVVPDTYPDEVE from the coding sequence ATGCCTCGCATCTTTCGTGTCGGTCTGGCCGTGCTGGTGGTTGTGGGCATGCTCACAACAGTCGGTTGCCGGGATAAATCATCGGAGAAGACGCCGTTGCCGGAGTTTGTGGCGGCTCCGACCGCCGGCTCCGTGCCGCTGACGGTGAGTTTCACTGACCGGTCCCTGGCCGGGGGCACGCCCATCGAGGGGTGGCAGTGGGATTTCGGCGACGGCACCTACAGCACGCAGCGCAACCCCGAAAAGACCTACTATCAGGCGGGGCTCTACACCGTGCGTCTCACGGTCACGTCCTCCCAGGGCAACTTCACGCGCGAGACGCGGGACCTTGTCGAGGTCAAGGATCCGACCACCTTTGACGTGCTGGGCGCGGCGGGCGGAACGGCCGTTGTCCGCGGGGTCAAGATTTCCGTGCCCGCCGGGGTTCTCACGGAGGAGACGGTTTTTGGGGTCAACGACGACGCCACCTCGGTTCCCATGCCCTCCGCGGAGGACACGGTGCGCCTTTCCGACTCCTACACCATCCAGCACAACAACGGCGGTGTGGACATGTACCTCGCCGGCGCGGACGGAAAGATCATTCCGACGGTGGTCAGCATTCCGGTAATCCGCGGCCGTGTTCCCGACAGCGCGGTGGAGAAGGGGCAGGTGTTCGTGCTGGCGCGCCTGGAGAGCGGGCGCATGCTTCCCATCCCGGCCTACGCGTCCGGGGGATATGTGGTGGCGGAGGTGATGCGTCTTCCCGCGCGCGCGGCCTACACCGCGATCTACCTCCCCGGCAGCATGACCTATGTCGCCGATGAGTTCGCCGCGGCCAAGGACGAGACAGACCCCGCCAGGGTGTGGGCGAGGACATGGAAGGTCAATGTCAGCCTGGAGACACTGAAACAGCTGACCGCGCTCCGACTTGGAAACATCGAGGACGGTGCCACCTTTGGCCGCCGCGACTTCACCGACGCGGAGATTGCCGAGACCGGCGGAGGCCTGATCCTCGGCGCGCAGGCGATTCATGAGGACTTCGCGGAGAGCGAGATACGCCGTCCCGCCCTGATCGAGCGCGAGGAGTCCTACGGGCTGGTCATCTACAACATGGCGGCTCAGTATCCCCCCACCTACGACCGGTTCTCCGGACTGGTGTACCAGGACGACTTCTTCGGATACCTGGTGGTGGATCCCGGCCAGCTGCTGACCATCGCCTCCGGCAACGCGGCCCGCCTGAAGGCGGATCCCGAGGACCGGGATGTCGCCCAGATCATCGGGCCGGCCGCCGCCTTCGTTGAGGGCATTTTTGATTCGGTGTTCGCCGCCTACGCCTATCCCGACCTCACGACGACCGGCGACGCCCTGTATGGCCTGGCGGTCCCGGCGGACCGGGACGAGGCGGGGAACGTGCGCGCGGTGAGTTTCCTGGAGGGCATCCGGCGGGGCGGGGGCGCCTACCTCGGGCAGTTCTACGAGGATCTGGACGCGCGCGGGCTTGAGCCCGGCCAGTTTGCGGAGCTTACCCTTCCCCTGGGCTTCCCCTATAGCCCGGACACCCCCGACTACGCCCAGTCCACCCAGGAGTTCTACTTCTATCTTCAGAATCTGTACAACGACGAAGAGGACACCGACCCGGACCACAACAACGACCCCGATTATGAGAACCCGCTGTATTTGCTCGCGGGAACCTTGGAGGGCCTCAAGGAGGCCGCGCAGGAGGCGGAGGAACAGGGGATTGTGGTCACTTTCCCGGAGGCGCTGCTGGTCACCCTCCAGGTCATGAACGAGGTCATGGAGGACACGCTTCCCGCCTATTACTGGGATTATGCCAGGGACCGCGCCTACGAGAACAGCGAAATGTCCCTTCTGCGCGCGTCGGACGGAGCGCGCACCCCCTACACGCTGAACGAGGGCCGGTTTGCCGCGGGATTCCTGGCGCATGTGCCCCTGGCGGCCCCCGGCGATCTCGGCGAGGTTACCCCCGGGAATTACCCCGAGTTCGCCGACATTCTTCCCCTGTCGGCGCGCGCCGTCGTTTTCGAGACCAACGCCATGACGACGGAGCTGACCATCACGGTCAACGCCGCCGACTGGAAAGCGGATGAAGACGGCAACACCCTCAAGGCCAAGGTCTATGTCGAGGGGCTCGACGGCGTCGAGCTGGACCAACCGGCGGGCGTCTACGGAATCTACGAACTGGCCGACACCAACGAAGACGGCGTCAACGACACCGTCATCATTTCCGGACTGCGCACCCCCGACGAGTGCGGCCGGCGGGTGGTGCTGATGGCGGCAAACCTCAACCTGGGCGGCTTCAACACGCTGGAGGCCTCCGCGCAGTCCTCGTCGGTGCTGGACATTCCGGAGGAGCAGGTGCTGCGCGAGTATGTGCATGCCTGCGACCCGAATTACACCTGGCGCCTGCGCAACACGATCAGCTCGCAGGGCAGCGGCTACACCGGCTACCTGCTTGAGATGACCTCGGGTGCGTGGCGCGGGGCCCAGGAGGTGTACGAGCCGGAGTGGCGCCACTACATCACGGTGGTGGAGCCCGAAAACGTCAGCTCCACGACCGCGCTGCTGGTCATTTCCGGCGGCAGCACGGGCAGCATGCCCTCCTCCTCCCTGTCAGCGGTCCTGCTGCCCTTCGCCAAGAACACCGGGTCCGTGGTGGCGCTTCTGCAGGCCGTGCCCAACCAGCCGCTCAACTTCACCGACGACACGCGCAGCCGGTCGGAGGACGCGATCATCGCCTACAGCTACGACAAGTACATGAACTCCTTCAAGGCGGGCGCCCCTGACATGACCTGGCCCGCGCTGCTGCCCATGACCCGGTCGGCCGTGAAGACCATGGACGCCCTCCAGGACTTCCTGGGGACCAAGGCGACGGGTCCGGTCGCCATCGACCGGTTTGCCGTGACGGGCGCCTCGAAGCGCGGCTGGACCTCCTGGCTGACGGCGGCCTCCGACGACCGCGTCTCGGCGGTCATGCCCATCGTGATTGACGTGCTGGGCATGGAGAAACAGATGGAGCACCACCGCCGCGCATACAGCAGTTACCCGGAGAACAGCCCGGAGAACTTCATCTACGGCGGATACTCGACGGCCATCGAGGACTACGTTGAGATGAACGTCTTCCAGCGGTTCGGCACGCCCGAGTCCGAGTCGCTGCTGAAGATCGTGGACCCCTTCACCTACCGCGACACCCTCTCGATGCCGAAGCTTATCCTCAACTCCACAGGCGACCAGTTCTTCCTTCCCGACTCCTCGCAGTTCTACTACAACGAGCTGCCGGGCATGAAGTACGTCTTCTATGCGCCCAACACCGACCACGGGCTCTCCAACAGCGGCGTGTCGCTGGACCAGGGGACCCTGGAAAGCCTTCAGGCCTTCTACGTCGCGCACGTGCGCAACACCAACCGCCTGCCGGGCGACGATGTGGTGATGCCGGACTTCTCGTGGACCTATGAGACGGACGAGACGGCGGGCAAGGCGCGGATCATTGTCACAACCGATCAGCATCCGGAATCGGTGACCCTGTGGCGCGCCGAGAATCCCGACGCGCGCGACTTCCGGCTCCAGGTGCTTGGGTCCGCGTGGCAGAGCCTCACGCTGGTCTCCGAGTGCCAGCAGGCCTGCCTTGAGGATCCTGACACCTGCGGATGCAACCCCGATGCGGCGGTGCAGACGTATGTCGCCGAGGTGAACATTCCCGAGGAGGGATGGCGCGGGTTCTTTGTCCAGGTTACGTTCCCCGGACCCGATCCGCTGCAGCCTGCCCTCATGTTCCGGTTTTCAACGCCCGTCAGGGTGGTGCCGGACACCTATCCCGACGAAGTGGAGTAG
- the dprA gene encoding DNA-protecting protein DprA: MTLALVPGVGGTRFVRLMARFGTPKKVLAAAESELAEVVGKSVAKNIRQYRDAVDAETQERLMRLHGATLVTMDDPAYPALLAEIYDPPLMLFTRGGLLETDQYAVAIVGTRHPSHYGTAIAEQLAGDLAARGITVVSGMAEGIDAAAHEGALKAGGRTIAVVGSGVDQVFPAAHADLMRRIIAQGAVVSPFPMGMSAHKTNFPQRNRIISGISLGTVVVEAPPGSGSLITAKHAAEQGREVFAVPGEAGRPNSRGPHALIREGARLVETVEDILVELRIPSAAHAAPGSQTAPAEGQDTTPPPAPSAPGLTALEADILASLSAEGAFVDEIALTCRRAVSETLSALTILELKGLVRQHSGKRFSRA, from the coding sequence ATGACACTGGCACTGGTGCCCGGGGTGGGGGGAACCCGCTTTGTGCGCCTGATGGCGCGCTTCGGCACCCCGAAAAAGGTGCTCGCCGCGGCGGAGTCGGAGCTCGCCGAGGTGGTCGGGAAAAGCGTGGCCAAGAACATCCGGCAGTACCGGGACGCCGTGGACGCGGAAACCCAGGAACGCCTGATGCGCCTGCACGGCGCGACACTCGTGACCATGGACGATCCGGCGTATCCCGCGCTCCTCGCGGAAATCTACGACCCGCCCCTCATGCTGTTCACCCGCGGCGGCCTGCTGGAGACGGACCAGTACGCCGTGGCCATCGTGGGCACGCGCCATCCGTCGCACTACGGGACAGCCATCGCCGAACAGCTCGCCGGGGACCTCGCGGCGCGGGGTATCACCGTCGTCAGTGGCATGGCGGAGGGCATTGACGCCGCCGCCCATGAGGGCGCGCTGAAGGCCGGCGGGCGCACCATCGCCGTGGTCGGGTCGGGGGTGGACCAGGTGTTTCCCGCCGCCCACGCGGACCTCATGCGCCGGATCATCGCCCAGGGCGCGGTCGTCTCCCCCTTTCCCATGGGCATGAGCGCGCACAAGACCAACTTCCCCCAGCGCAACCGGATCATCAGCGGCATCAGCCTGGGAACCGTGGTCGTCGAGGCCCCGCCGGGGAGCGGGTCGCTCATCACGGCGAAGCACGCCGCCGAACAGGGGCGCGAGGTCTTCGCCGTGCCCGGCGAGGCGGGACGCCCCAACAGCCGCGGCCCGCACGCGCTCATCCGCGAGGGGGCGCGCCTGGTGGAGACGGTGGAGGACATCCTGGTGGAGCTGCGGATCCCCTCCGCCGCCCACGCGGCGCCCGGCTCACAGACTGCCCCGGCCGAAGGACAGGACACGACCCCGCCGCCCGCCCCGTCCGCCCCCGGGCTCACGGCGCTGGAGGCGGACATCCTGGCGTCTCTCAGCGCCGAGGGGGCCTTTGTGGACGAGATCGCCCTCACCTGTCGCCGGGCCGTCTCGGAGACCCTGAGCGCCCTGACCATTCTCGAACTCAAGGGCCTTGTCCGCCAGCACAGCGGCAAGCGCTTCTCGCGGGCATGA